In the genome of Candidatus Bathyarchaeia archaeon, the window CGCTCAAGGATATTCTCGAAAGATCCGAGAGGGACAAAGATGTCGTATCGGCATTGAACGGAATTGCCTCCTGGGGCCCGATAGCCAACTGCCTGAAAGAGCAAGACCCTGCAGGCTACTGGGGCGATGGCGAAGATGTGTATTGGCCGAAATGGAGGGCGACTGTATGGGCGTTGATATTACTGGCTGAAATGGGGGTTCCGGGGGCAAATCCCTCAATCAAGAAAGGTAGCGAGTATTTTCTTCGAGTTATGGATGGACAGGATCGTTCTTGGCCTCCGCTGAAATACTCGGATGAGGACTTGCGAGGGTGGCGGCTGGTCTGGGAGCCTTGCGTAACTGGAAACCTGGCTCGGACCCTCGCGGAGTTCGGGCTCGAGGATGATCCTCGAGTGCGCGAAATGTTTGAGTGGCTAGTGAAGCACCAGCGAGATGATGGAGGATGGAACTGTGAGACTGAGGGACGGGACGGTCGTGAGGTTCACCATAGCTCGTTCATGTCGACGATAGAACCGCTGTGGGCGTTTTCTTCTATTGACCCCCAGAGGTGGCCTCGTGGCGGACGGGAAGCGGTAGAGAGCGGTGTGGAGTTCCTGCTAATGCATCGGTTGTTCAAGAGTGATCAGTCTGGCAAAGTTATTCGGCCGGAGTGGGCACAGCTTCATTTTCCGCTTTTCTACTTCTACGACATTCTCCATGGGTTGCGGGTGGTAACCGCGCTAGGTTTTGGTGGAGATGAGAGGACCAAGGATGCTAGGGAATTGCTAGTGTCAAAGCAACTGCCGGAGGGGACGTGGCCGCTGGAGGCCACATACGTTAGAGCCTTGCGTCGCAATTTCGTGAAAGATGAGAAGACGGGGCAGTGGCACTCAGTGAAAGAGGAAGGCGTTGATCTCTCCAACATCTACAAAAGCCCTGGAAAGGTTGTAGAGGTTCCGAGCATCTATTCGAGCCTTGGCGAGGTGGGAAGAGCCAACCCTTGGGTGACCTTGAACGCCCTTAGGGTGCTTAAAGAGCGAGACTGAACCGGGCCCGTCAACAAAGTGCGTGGTTGCGGTGTGGCGTTAGGATCTGTTATTTTCCACGAACGATGAAGGGCCGGGGAATCCCAGTGAACGTGGGATTCTAAGCATTTCACGAAGGGCGTGGCGCGAGAAAAATCGACCCCCGGGGAGTCATGAGTTAGTTAACAAGAAAATAGTTAGCAGAAAAGGAAAAGTTAGACAAGACCAAGTTCCAGAAAAGAAAATGTTGGACGATTGCGCTATTTTTGGCAGAGTTCAGCCTTTTCCGTGCGCAAACTCGATGCTACCCCTGGCTTTGGCGAACTAAGAGATGGATAGAGTTAGGGCTGAGTCAGTGGTTCGATGTTGACCCCATAATAGGGGGAATGAATCTCATTCACCTTGCTAGGTAACAACTCGATTATGTCGAGGACGAGCCCAAAGGGGCTCTGCCATGGGCCTCCTTGTAAGGATGGAGAGAATAGTCGAGTCGTTGATGAGCCTTGTCTCACTAGTGGGCTTTGCCAGTACCCTCATCCTTCTCTTCGTCTTCCTTACCACTCCTCCAGTAACGAGTATCACGGAGACGAGCGTTGGGGTCCAAGGCGTCTACCAGTATCAGGTCAGGAATATTACTATTCAAGGAGTTCCCTTCTTCTGGGTGTTTACGAGCCTGGTCTCATTGTCCGCTGGACATACGTACAAGTCTGCAAAGCATCTCTTTCTCCATGCCAAGGGCAAACATCCCCCGGCAGCCGTAGCGGACCCAAACTAGGCTTAGAAAATGCTACCGAAGGCGCGGAAAACTAGACCGCCTAGGCATTCGGTTCAGATTTCGATGGGGACGGGCTTTTCTGCTCTTTCCAAGTTGACCCGCAGACATGGCAGTTATGATACCTAAACTCGTCCGTTTCCCCAGACGAACGAGTACAGGGCCCCGTCGTCCCGCAGACAGGACAGGTATGAGTTGTCTGCTCCAAAGTGTTGGTCGATTCCACTTACTATCCGACCCTGATTATGTCTTCCTGCGGCTTAGACAGCTCCTCGTAGCCACTCGACGTGACCAAGACATCCTGTTCCAGATTGCAAGTTCCTAGCTTGCTCGTGACAGAGGGTTCAATGGTGAAGATCATGTCCTTCTGAACAGGTTTTTCCACCTGTTTTCCATATCGGTTTGGCCACCTTGGACCGAGAAGAGGCCCAATCTCATGGGTACTCCTCCCCAATACGTGTCCTAGCGCATGCTTGTATTCCGAGTAGCCCCTATTGACAACTACTTTTCTTCCAGCCCCGTCAACCTTGTATCCCAAAGTTCCGGGCTTTAGGACTGCGAGCGCAGCATTGTTTGCGGTTCTAGCTGTCTCGAACATTCGTTTCACCGAGTTCGGAATATTTCCAGGCCCTACGAAATAGACCCGTTGAATGTCACTGCAGTAGCCTTCGTAGTTGACTCCAAAGTCTAGCTTGACAAAATCACCGTTTCTGATAGTCGCGTTATGATAGCCAAGATGTCCCATCGGGTTGCTTGCGACATTCACAGAGGGACAGCGATCGTAGGCCCACGCCGTGGACAGGCCTCTCTCAGTGACGAGCTTGTGAGCGAATTCGTGAACATACTTATCCTTCTTACCAGGTCTGATCGCTTCCTCTATCTTATCGTAGATTTTTTCGCACTCGGCAATCGCCTTCTTCGCCAGTTCGACCTCTTCGGGGACGAGCCTAGCTCGCAGGGTTATAGCCAACTCTTCTCCGGAGACGAACCGTTTCGAGTACCCTTTCAAGGCCCGTTTGAGATATGCCTCCATTCCACTCGTTAGGCCATCTGCAGCACCCTCGTCATAACTCGCGTTGACGGCGATTTTCTTCGGATTTCGTCTTCGGATGATCTGTTTCAGCTTGGGGGCGGCACCTTCGCTCGCATAGCCAATAACCTCGTCGTAGAACTTGTTCTGCTTGATCGTGTCAACTTCTAGGTTCCCCACGATAGCTGTCTTGGTTCCGTCCTGATCTATGATCGCCGCGGATCGCCATGTCAGATCGCTAAACCTCAGATCTTGAGCCAGCGGATCCTCGTTTCCCTCCCTCGTGAACGTAATCCAGGCGTCGATCTCCCGTTCGGTCATGGCCTGCTGAATCCACTTTAGCTTCTTCCTCAGAAACTCCATTTTGAGGGGAGACTTGTCGAGCTTCACGCATTACTACAGCGCGTGAAACGACTTATCGCTTTCTGTGGTATGGTCCCAAATATTCGGAGAGTCCGAGAGGAAGCCTCCGCAAAAGCTACCCTCTGTGTCTCGGAAGTTCGCTAAGTCTATTATTGCCAGACTTTCCTAAAATCATGGAGATGCAAACCGAGCAATATTCAGTGAAGCAGTTTGGCATAGACGTTGATCTCAATGTTCGGAAGTACCAGGACGAATCTGAGGTTTTGAGACATCTCCAACCACTTTTAGAGAGACTGATCAGAAGCCCCGGTTCTGTTCCACCCGAGGCGTTCGCCCCGAGAAAAGATAGGTTTGCGATGAACCTCCATATGCCAAGAGACGAGAAAACAATTCCCACCATCTTCTCTCCATCCCACAATTCAGTGAGGTTCTAACCCAGTTTCTCGCTTATCTCCATAGCGTCCTTGGTAGTATCCGAGAATTCTAGAAGAGTCTCTACCGTCCGGCTCTTGTACAGACCCCTCTTCCTAACATAATCGAGATAGTCTTCCATTTGATCCTTGAATATGCCTACGTTGTCCGCGACGATGACACTACCTATGTGAAGATTCTTCTCGATAGCTTTGAGATACGCTAGATACTGGGTCTTCTCTGCATCCAGGAAGACCAAGTCGAAGTTTCCTGAGAGTTTCAGCAATTCTGTTCGTCCATCTCCTTCGATGAGCCTAATCTTATCCTGCATTTTCGCACGCTTGATGTTCTCGCTGGCGATCCGCACATGTTCAGGGCTCTTCTCGACTGATATGATCTCGACCTCAGGCGGCGAGTTCTTTGTCATTAGTATCGCAGAGTACCCGTAGAGGGCTCCGACTTCCAAGATTCGCTTAGGCCTCGCCCTTTTCACGATCTCTGCGAGAATCTTTCCTTTGACGGGTCCAATAGATGGGATAAACGAACGTTCACCGATCGCCTCGATTTCTTTGAGGACCACATCTGCTGGGTCCGATCGCTTCTTCATTGATTCAGCTCTCTCTCAATGCCTCTCTAGACATTGAATTGCTTTCTGTCATCCCTCATTCTTAAGAGCGAGATTGCATAAATCAATAGAGCGGGTTTATGACGTCAATAAACCCGCAGGTCAATTTCATCCTCAAAATATCGGAATCCTTCTGGACTCGTCTCGGCTGCATAATTCGAGGCCACAATTACCAACGCAAGTATCTCGGAAGGCGACCATTGCCAAATGGCTACGTTATTGGTCATGCAACCTACATTTGCATTCGATGCGGAAAATTCAGGGATTGGCCAACTACTTTCAAGGAATGGCTCAGGCACCCCTTCGAGCTTAGAACACCAGATTAACGCCGCGCCACGGTATATCCTATGGCTACCTTGTTCTCTAGAGAGACAGTAGCCCCCGTTCAAATCTAGCGAGTCAAAGGGGCCTAGATAGGAAAGATGGGTGAAACAGCAAGATTGCAGCTGAGAATGCTCAAGGGCAAGATTCACAGAGCTCGAGTTACGGGTGCTGACCTGAACTACGAGGGAAGCATCGAGATAGACTCGTCTCTAATGGAAGCGGCTGGAATTCTTCCCTTCGAGAAGGTGGACATATGGAGCATCACCAACGGTGATAGATTCTCCACTTACGCCCTCCCCGCCGAACCACGAAGCGGAATCATTGCACTCAATGGCGCAGCCGCACGAAAAGTACAGCCGGGCGACGAGATCATAATCACGACGTTCGTATCGATGAACGAGAAAGAGGCTGAGCACTGGAATCCGAAAATCGTTTTTGTCGACGAGAAGAACCGGTTTAAGCCTATGACACACGTGCCCAGAGCAATGGCCGGTAGACGCAAATTGAGTCCGTAATCCAACGGCGGCGGAAGGACAAGAATCCGTCCTCTTCAGTTCTGTTTTCTGGCCGACGCCAGGAACATTGGTATCTCAACCCGTTGTGCTTCGTGCGAGCTTGAACAACAGGAAGAGAGGGTTTCTACTTTCACGCTGTTCAGTCCCTTCTCTCTCATCATCACGGCGACTCTTTCCATCTTGAACCCCAACCACAAGTCGGCGTGCTCTCTCCGCAACCACTCGTGGCCATGTTCCTGTAGGTCTGAGATCGCCATTCTTCCACCCGGCCTGAGCACCCTGGACATTTCCGAGATAGCGACCTCAGGGTGAGGACAGTGGTGCAGCACCATGTTGCCGATCACGACATTAACAGATGAATCTGGTAGCTGCATGTGTTCCACGTTTCCAACTCTGAACTCAACCTTTCCTTTCCCTAGCTTTGCAATTGATTCATCGCTCATACCTCTGGAGAAGTCGAGCGCGATGACTTTGCGGGCGACCATAGCGGCTCCTTCGGTCAGAAATCCTGTTCCAGCACCCACATCCAGGACGGTATCGTCGGGACTAATCCGGGCCGCATTCAAAACAGCGTCTCTAACTTCCTCGCCGTAGAAGTTCTTTCTCATCTTGTCCCACTGGGACGAGACTTGATCGAAGTATTCCTTCACCTTGTCCGACAATGACTCTACAAGAGATACCACAAGAATCAGTTAAAGGATGCGCAAGCGTGTGCCCATTCCCTAGATTGAGAAAAATTGGAGAGGTGTCAATATAGTGATTGAAGCCGATTTCTACAGGGTCCGGCTTCATTTTGAGCGCTTATTCGCCGACCCGTCTATCTTCGAGGATCAGAGAAACGTCGCTCGACGATACCTCCTCCCTGGGACCGTTGGCAACAAAGCCCTTAGCATCTATCAGGTAACAAGTGATATCTCGCCAACGGATGATTTGGGGAAGTCCTCTGAAATTGCCGGGACCGCTCGGTATGTTCATCGGGGAAGAGTTGTTCGCTCGGAGTACTTCGAAAACGCGAACGTGATTCTAGAGTATGCAGATTTTGGCAGTGGCATCTCGCGTAATGATCATCAAAGACTGTGGAAGAAACAGAGGTGGGGACGAATGGCTTTCAGTCTTAAGGAATTTCACCACGAGCATTTGATGATCGAGATACCTGATACTTCCCAGCTCTACGAAATGCTACGTGTTAGGGCAGACCCGACAACTCTAGTCGACGTCGAGCTTCCAAACCTTTCCGACAACTTGTTTCGCTCTGCTGTTGGCTACCTAGAAACCCGCTTGAAACAACTCGCCGGGGCGGAGCACCAGACGATCGAGATCTATGTTGCAAAAGACTTACTTCCTAAGGAGAAGCAAGCCTTGGAGAAGAGACTAACGCGTCCTTCGACCCAGTCTACGATCTACATCATGCTATCGAAAGCCGAAGCACCGGAGCAGCTCTAGCGACTCTTTGTCGGGAAAGAAAATCTAGACGACTTGCTTGTAGGATTCGGTGAATTCTGGATCTATTACTCCCGAAATGACTTTCTCAGAGCCGTCGGGAAGTATTACTGGCGTGCCTGCGGCGTGGTAGGGAAGCTCGAATTTCTCAAGTTTCTCTGGGGCATCTACTTCGAAGAGTTTGCGACAGGCCCCGTTCTGGTAATGGAAACAATAGATCTTCTCGACACGTCTCTCTCCAAACCCGCCAGCTCTTCCTCCGGCAGCGTTAGAGTCCTCAGGCAGTTGGAGAATGTAAACAGAATTTTCTCCTTGTAGTGTTCTCAGGTCAACGGGGTTTTGTGCGACGAGTATTCGCCGGCCTTTTTGGGAGATGAGGTTCGCCAGTTCTTCGAGAGGAGTCATATTATCCTCAACCGTTATGTCATGTAGAAATATCTATGCTGGGCTGGTCAGAGAAAGCTTATCGTAGCGTCCTTCCTACCGATTCGGACCAGCTTTTCGATCTCCTTGCTATCCTCCTCACTGAGGGGAGTGTAGAGCCGGTAGTCTTTGTTGGATCCTGAGTATCGGCCGGCTATGAGATATGCGTCCTTGTTTGCCTCTTTCAGGACGGTGACACGGTTCAGCGCGTCCTTTGCTGTGTAAAGATAGAGAGGGCTTGGATCGAACTTCTGGACATCTTTCAGTGAAAGCTGTTTCTTTTCAGTAGGCATTGACTACGCGCGGCCTCTACAACCCTCTGATCTTAGTTAAGCCTTCACGATGAGACATGACGTGTCTTAGCGTCATTGGTATGGCTTAAATGCCGAACATTCATCCCAACCCTTCTGAACGAAAAAATGAAAATGTACATTGTGATACTCGGCGTGATACTGCTGATAGCCGGAATAGGTGGAGCCGCATACTACGGATTCGTACCTAGAACTCGTGTCTACGGTGCCATAGGCGTTGCCGTCGTCGGAATCGTAGTCGCTGCCTTAGGCGCTATGATGAAGACAACTAGCGTAGGCGCTACCACGACTGGACAGTTCGCCTGCCCAAAGTGCGGCGCAAAGTTCGGCTCTGAAGCAGCTTTGAACCAGCATACCAAAGACAAGCACGGAATGTAGCTCGATTCACAGGCTTTTCTGCAGAGACAGACAAACGCTCGAGTACGCTTCCGTGCCATATCCCCAGAACTATTCCCGTTTTTTGACTCCCGAGATTCTAGGCCTTACCTCAGTCCGTTTGGGAGTGCTGTGAGAGGACCAGATTCGAAAGATCTGGCCTCTTGCTAGACCTTGAGCTGGCCTGATCTGCGGAGAGACTCAACTTGTCCCTGGGTGTACCGGAACATGATGTCGCCGCGCTCTGGCTGGAAGTCCCACGGAGCGACCAGTACAGTATCGCCCATCTTAATCCAGACTCGGCGTTTCATCTTTCCACGGATTCGACAGACTCGCGTAACGCCGTCGGCGCACTCGACGAGTACTCTGTCGTAGCCAAGTAGGTTCTTGACCGTCCCGTAGAGTTGGCCTGGGCCAGGTGTGAGCATCTCGCTGAGGTTGGCCTCACTGAGGACCTTCCGCTTACCCATACTATCAAGCTACTAGGGTATGGGAGTGATATTAAAGGCCAAAAGTCAGGCCGTAATTCTGTTGCTCTTCAGTTCTTCCACTTGACCGAGCAACCGAAAGGTCTCGTCTCCTGAACAGATGGCTTCTGGCCCGAAAGAATCGCGTCTAACGCGTTCCCGAGATCTTTGGTCTTCACCTGTTCGGGGTTTCTGTTATCGTCAATTCTGCCCTTGTATTGTAATCGGCGTTGCTGGTCGAACGCGAAAATATGTGGGGTGCAGATTGCCCCGTATTTCTTGGCGATTTCCTGCGTTTCATCTCTGAGGTAGGGAAAGTTGAAGCCACGTTCCTTGGCCCTTTTGATCATGTTTGGGTAGCTGTCTTCTGGATATCCCGTTTCGTCGTTGCTGTTAATCGCGACTAATGTGACTCCTTTGGCCGCATAATCCTTCTGGAGCTGAACCATCCGGTCTTCGTATGCCTGCACGTACGGGCAGTGATTGCAGCTGAAAATCACCACTAACGCTTTCTTGTCAGAGAAGCTCTTCAGGGTGTGAGTCTTGCCATCGACTCCTTTCAGTTGAAAATCGACCGCGGACGCGCCTAATGGAAGCCCGACCGAGTCGAGGGTCGTAGGTGAGGAAGGCATGTCGAATGGGATGAGGAAGGCCTTAGAAACCTTTCCGACTCTGATTCCTCGGGGAATGGATCGGATTGAAGACCAAAGCGATGGTAGGCGTCTCAGGGTTCAGCTATGCAGGATGGAAGGGCAACTTCTACCCAGAGAACCTGAAGACCGAGGAATTTCTATCCTACTACTCCCAACAACTTAACAGCGTAGAGATCAACAGCTCCTTTTATGCCCCTCCAAGCCTCGCAATGGTGAAGTCATGGGCAGCCAGGACCGGCGATAATTTCAGGTTCTCGTTCAAAGCACCGAGACAAATTACTCATATTCTGAAACTCGCGAAGGGGTCGGTCGAAGCCACAGAGAGACTTGGAATAACACTGAGCTCTCTTGGAGAGAAGAAGGGTCCAGTTCTCTTTCAACTTCCACCCTACTCGAAACAGGACTTGAAACTCCTGGAGGATTTCCTAGCGAACACTTCCAAGATCGGGGAGAGAGTGTTTGAGTTCAGACATGAATCTTGGTTGAACGATCCTACCTATGCTACGCTAGAGAAACACGATGCCGACTTCTGTATCGCAGAAACAGAGGATATGAAACCAGTCTTCAAGGTTACGGGAAAGAACCCGTATTTCAGGCTGCGAAGAGAATCCTACGATGCAAAAATGATTGAGGACTGGACCGG includes:
- a CDS encoding DUF72 domain-containing protein, producing the protein MKTKAMVGVSGFSYAGWKGNFYPENLKTEEFLSYYSQQLNSVEINSSFYAPPSLAMVKSWAARTGDNFRFSFKAPRQITHILKLAKGSVEATERLGITLSSLGEKKGPVLFQLPPYSKQDLKLLEDFLANTSKIGERVFEFRHESWLNDPTYATLEKHDADFCIAETEDMKPVFKVTGKNPYFRLRRESYDAKMIEDWTGKIRETSKGSESVYIYLRHDETGDNAARALKILESFT
- a CDS encoding class I SAM-dependent methyltransferase, whose product is MKKRSDPADVVLKEIEAIGERSFIPSIGPVKGKILAEIVKRARPKRILEVGALYGYSAILMTKNSPPEVEIISVEKSPEHVRIASENIKRAKMQDKIRLIEGDGRTELLKLSGNFDLVFLDAEKTQYLAYLKAIEKNLHIGSVIVADNVGIFKDQMEDYLDYVRKRGLYKSRTVETLLEFSDTTKDAMEISEKLG
- a CDS encoding methyltransferase domain-containing protein: MSDKVKEYFDQVSSQWDKMRKNFYGEEVRDAVLNAARISPDDTVLDVGAGTGFLTEGAAMVARKVIALDFSRGMSDESIAKLGKGKVEFRVGNVEHMQLPDSSVNVVIGNMVLHHCPHPEVAISEMSRVLRPGGRMAISDLQEHGHEWLRREHADLWLGFKMERVAVMMREKGLNSVKVETLSSCCSSSHEAQRVEIPMFLASARKQN
- the eif1A gene encoding translation initiation factor eIF-1A produces the protein MGKRKVLSEANLSEMLTPGPGQLYGTVKNLLGYDRVLVECADGVTRVCRIRGKMKRRVWIKMGDTVLVAPWDFQPERGDIMFRYTQGQVESLRRSGQLKV
- a CDS encoding thioredoxin family protein — its product is MPSSPTTLDSVGLPLGASAVDFQLKGVDGKTHTLKSFSDKKALVVIFSCNHCPYVQAYEDRMVQLQKDYAAKGVTLVAINSNDETGYPEDSYPNMIKRAKERGFNFPYLRDETQEIAKKYGAICTPHIFAFDQQRRLQYKGRIDDNRNPEQVKTKDLGNALDAILSGQKPSVQETRPFGCSVKWKN
- a CDS encoding Xaa-Pro peptidase family protein yields the protein MKLDKSPLKMEFLRKKLKWIQQAMTEREIDAWITFTREGNEDPLAQDLRFSDLTWRSAAIIDQDGTKTAIVGNLEVDTIKQNKFYDEVIGYASEGAAPKLKQIIRRRNPKKIAVNASYDEGAADGLTSGMEAYLKRALKGYSKRFVSGEELAITLRARLVPEEVELAKKAIAECEKIYDKIEEAIRPGKKDKYVHEFAHKLVTERGLSTAWAYDRCPSVNVASNPMGHLGYHNATIRNGDFVKLDFGVNYEGYCSDIQRVYFVGPGNIPNSVKRMFETARTANNAALAVLKPGTLGYKVDGAGRKVVVNRGYSEYKHALGHVLGRSTHEIGPLLGPRWPNRYGKQVEKPVQKDMIFTIEPSVTSKLGTCNLEQDVLVTSSGYEELSKPQEDIIRVG
- the panD gene encoding aspartate 1-decarboxylase, with translation MQLRMLKGKIHRARVTGADLNYEGSIEIDSSLMEAAGILPFEKVDIWSITNGDRFSTYALPAEPRSGIIALNGAAARKVQPGDEIIITTFVSMNEKEAEHWNPKIVFVDEKNRFKPMTHVPRAMAGRRKLSP